In Gossypium arboreum isolate Shixiya-1 chromosome 6, ASM2569848v2, whole genome shotgun sequence, the following are encoded in one genomic region:
- the LOC108485173 gene encoding putative UPF0481 protein At3g02645, giving the protein MFFNISSPMASTISTSASNFDELRWVINIRRSLAEEIEEETEVSVSIFNVPKTLMLTDPESYIPQMVALGPYHYSRPELHEMERYKLAAAKRTQKHLHRVKFNTLVDNLMRFEPHIRACYHKYLHFNGETLAWMMAIDASFLLEFLQIYGLEEGKTLSRVSSRMSHLVDYAGRKSAHNSILRDIVMLENQIPLFILLKVLEIQYSSLAHDLLASMLKGLSKELSPLKATDNLPKIDISNRAHVLDFLHYMVVPMVDEEQSETNESEDHKEDQDHKTSDSQFPSYLPNELRNLVSKIKKGLLRNIKALLLLRPVRVLLILPWKIVSNLPGFSVLKQLIEYLFFSQDKEEKPENSSCLNKPPLAEEIAIPSVVDLCESGVRFIPTNGNISSIKFDPDTSTFHLPIVALDINTKVVLRNLVAYETSNASGPLVFTRYTELMNGIIDTKEDVKLLSENGIIVNHLKSDEEAAELWNGMSKSIRLTKVGFLDKVIEDVNKYHNCRWNVKARKFFEQYVYASWQFLTLLAAIMLLILLAFQAFCSVYSCSQLLRIHNS; this is encoded by the coding sequence ATGTTTTTCAACATATCTTCTCCAATGGCTTCAACAATCTCCACTTCCGCTTCAAATTTCGATGAGCTTCGATGGGTTATCAACATCCGTCGTTCCCTAGCTGAAGAAATCGAAGAAGAAACCGAAGTCTCCGTTTCCATTTTCAATGTTCCCAAAACCCTGATGTTAACTGATCCTGAATCATATATCCCTCAAATGGTTGCTCTTGGTCCTTACCATTATTCGCGTCCCGAACTCCATGAGATGGAAAGATACAAACTTGCAGCAGCCAAAAGAACCCAGAAACATCTCCACCGTGTAAAATTCAATACTCTTGTTGACAACTTGATGAGATTTGAACCCCATATTCGAGCATGTTATCATAAGTATCTGCATTTCAATGGTGAAACGTTAGCTTGGATGATGGCCATCGATGCTTCTTTCTTGCTCGAGTTTCTACAGATCTATGGTCTCGAAGAAGGGAAGACTCTTTCCAGAGTTTCATCTCGGATGTCACATTTGGTCGATTATGCTGGAAGGAAATCAGCTCACAATTCAATTCTTAGAGATATTGTGATGCTTGAGAATCAAATCCCTTTGTTTATTCTTCTAAAGGTGCTTGAAATCCAATACTCGTCACTGGCTCATGATTTGTTAGCTTCGATGTTAAAGGGACTATCCAAAGAGCTCTCCCCTTTGAAAGCCACAGATAACTTGCCCAAGATCGATATCTCAAACCGTGCTCATGTTTTGGACTTCCTTCACTACATGGTCGTCCCCATGGTCGATGAAGAACAGTCTGAAACAAACGAATCAGAAGATCACAAAGAAGACCAAGACCATAAAACAAGTGATTCCCAATTTCCAAGTTATCTACCGAATGAGTTACGGAATCTGGTCTCGAAAATAAAGAAAGGTCTATTAAGAAACATCAAAGCTTTGCTGCTATTGAGACCTGTTAGAGTCTTGCTTATTTTGCCTTGGAAAATCGTCTCTAATCTCCCTGGATTTTCAGTGCTGAAGCAACTAATTGAATATTTGTTCTTCTCACAAGACAAGGAAGAAAAACCAGAAAACAGTTCTTGCCTAAACAAGCCCCCGCTGGCGGAGGAGATCGCCATACCCTCCGTTGTGGACCTTTGTGAATCAGGAGTCCGTTTTATACCCACCAATGGGAACATTTCCAGTATTAAATTTGACCCCGATACTTCCACGTTCCATCTTCCGATTGTCGCCTTAGACATTAACACAAAGGTTGTGTTAAGGAATTTGGTGGCATACGAAACATCAAACGCATCGGGGCCTTTGGTTTTCACACGCTACACTGAATTAATGAACGGAATCATCGATACCAAGGAAGATGTGAAGTTACTGAGTGAAAATGGGATAATTGTGAACCATTTGAAGAGTGATGAAGAGGCTGCTGAGTTATGGAATGGGATGAGTAAATCCATTAGATTGACCAAAGTCGGATTCTTGGATAAAGTGATTGAAGATGTTAACAAGTATCATAATTGCAGATGGAATGTTAAAGCCAGGAAATTCTTTGAACAATATGTATATGCTTCCTGGCAGTTTTTAACATTGTTGGCTGCAATTATGCTTCTGATTTTGTTGGCATTTCAGGCTTTTTGCTCCGTTTATAGCTGCTCTCAACTATTACGAATACACAACTCataa